One window from the genome of Romeriopsis navalis LEGE 11480 encodes:
- the cobW gene encoding cobalamin biosynthesis protein CobW yields the protein MHKIPVTVITGFLGAGKTTLVRHLLQNNQGRRIAVLVNEFGEVGIDGDLLRECQICDEDEAPDSNILELANGCLCCTVQEEFLPTMQELIKRRDRIDCILVETSGLALPKPLIQAFRWPEIRNAATVDGVVTVVDCEALATGQFVGDLDALEAQRQSDDSLDHETPIEELFEDQLACADMVLLTKGDTVDATNRSKVQTWLEQEIPQGIKVVSAKQGAISPDVLLGFNAAVEDDLDNRHSHHDHEAEHEHDEEINAIQIITDNTFDPKTLTAKLKQLVQDQEIYRIKGFVAVPNKAMRLVLQGVGQRFETFYDRPWKPEEPRQTKLVFIGNALDQTQIENSIL from the coding sequence ATGCACAAAATTCCCGTTACCGTTATCACCGGCTTCCTCGGCGCAGGCAAAACCACATTAGTCCGTCACTTGCTGCAAAATAACCAAGGCCGACGGATTGCGGTATTAGTCAACGAATTCGGCGAAGTTGGCATCGACGGTGATCTCCTGCGGGAATGCCAAATCTGTGACGAAGACGAAGCCCCCGACAGCAACATCCTCGAACTGGCGAATGGTTGCCTCTGTTGCACCGTCCAGGAAGAATTTCTGCCGACCATGCAGGAATTGATCAAGCGACGCGATCGGATCGACTGCATCCTCGTCGAAACATCTGGCCTAGCATTGCCAAAACCGTTGATCCAGGCATTCCGCTGGCCAGAAATTCGCAATGCGGCCACCGTTGATGGAGTTGTTACCGTAGTTGATTGCGAAGCCCTGGCCACTGGCCAATTTGTCGGCGATCTCGACGCCCTCGAAGCCCAACGCCAGTCGGACGACAGCCTCGACCATGAAACCCCGATCGAAGAACTATTTGAAGACCAGCTTGCCTGTGCCGACATGGTCTTGCTGACCAAGGGCGATACCGTTGATGCGACAAACCGCAGCAAAGTCCAAACATGGCTCGAACAGGAAATCCCCCAAGGCATCAAAGTTGTGTCAGCCAAACAAGGTGCAATTAGTCCCGACGTATTACTCGGCTTCAACGCTGCCGTCGAAGATGATCTAGACAATCGTCATAGCCATCACGACCACGAAGCAGAACACGAGCACGACGAAGAAATCAACGCGATCCAAATCATTACCGACAACACCTTCGACCCCAAAACCCTCACCGCCAAACTCAAGCAACTCGTCCAAGACCAAGAAATCTACCGCATCAAAGGCTTCGTCGCCGTCCCCAACAAAGCCATGCGCCTCGTGCTCCAAGGCGTTGGCCAGCGCTTCGAGACATTCTACGATCGTCCCTGGAAACCCGAAGAACCCCGCCAAACCAAATTAGTCTTCATCGGCAACGCCTTAGACCAAACCCAAATCGAAAACAGCATCTTATAA
- the cobQ gene encoding cobyric acid synthase CobQ, with product MPGIMVVGTTSHAGKSLITAAICRILVRQGHRVTPFKGQNMALNSYVTASGGEIGFAQAFQAWAARVEPEVVMNPVLLKPQGNMTSQVILRGKAVGVTNARQYYEDYFEPGWAAIKECLSELSERFDYIVCEGAGSPAEVNLKHRDMTNMRVAKHLNAPTILVVDIDRGGCFAQVIGTLMILEPDERALVKGIVVNKFRGQRDLFDSGVEWLEQETGIPVLGVIPWMDDLFPSEDSLDLMERRGRKKTADMTIAVIRLPRISNFTDFDPLEAEPSVAVKYVGMNDDLGHPDAVILPGSKTTIPDLRQLQASGLAQQIQDYAAAGGTVLGICGGFQMMGRSINDPQGLEGNAGQFDGLGLLPFQTVMEGEKVVRQRQVTTAYPQAELAMAGYEIHLGRSERLLDEGFEDLFDDATLGVVNQSQSLWGSYLHGIFDNGIWRRMWLNQVRQKQDLHLLPATQPNYAEQRDLLIDRLADHMTEYMDLGPAISI from the coding sequence ATGCCTGGAATTATGGTGGTGGGGACGACTTCCCATGCGGGTAAATCTTTAATCACAGCGGCAATTTGTCGGATTCTGGTACGGCAGGGGCATCGGGTGACGCCATTCAAGGGCCAAAATATGGCGTTGAATTCCTATGTGACGGCGAGTGGCGGAGAAATTGGGTTTGCCCAGGCGTTTCAGGCATGGGCGGCGCGGGTAGAGCCGGAGGTGGTGATGAATCCGGTGTTGCTGAAGCCCCAAGGAAATATGACTTCGCAGGTGATTCTTAGGGGTAAAGCGGTCGGTGTGACGAATGCGCGGCAATATTATGAGGATTATTTTGAGCCGGGTTGGGCGGCGATCAAGGAATGTTTGTCGGAGTTGTCGGAGCGGTTTGACTACATTGTGTGTGAAGGGGCTGGCAGTCCGGCGGAGGTGAATCTGAAGCACCGCGATATGACGAATATGCGGGTGGCGAAGCATCTGAATGCGCCGACAATTTTGGTGGTGGATATAGATCGAGGTGGTTGTTTTGCCCAGGTGATTGGCACGTTGATGATTTTGGAGCCGGATGAGCGGGCTTTGGTGAAGGGGATTGTGGTGAATAAGTTTCGTGGGCAGCGGGATTTGTTTGACTCGGGGGTGGAGTGGTTGGAGCAAGAGACAGGAATTCCAGTGCTGGGGGTGATTCCATGGATGGATGATCTGTTTCCCTCGGAGGATTCCCTGGATTTGATGGAGCGACGGGGACGGAAAAAGACGGCGGATATGACGATAGCGGTAATTCGTTTACCCCGGATTTCTAACTTTACTGACTTTGACCCATTGGAAGCGGAGCCTTCGGTGGCGGTGAAGTACGTGGGCATGAATGATGATTTGGGTCATCCCGATGCGGTGATTTTGCCGGGGAGTAAGACGACGATTCCGGATTTGCGGCAGTTACAGGCGTCGGGTTTGGCACAGCAGATTCAGGATTATGCGGCGGCTGGTGGAACGGTGTTGGGGATTTGTGGTGGGTTTCAAATGATGGGTCGATCGATTAATGACCCGCAGGGTTTGGAAGGTAATGCGGGGCAGTTTGATGGACTGGGTTTGCTGCCGTTTCAGACGGTGATGGAGGGGGAAAAGGTGGTGCGACAGCGGCAGGTGACGACTGCGTATCCCCAGGCGGAGTTGGCGATGGCCGGATATGAGATTCATCTGGGGCGGAGCGAACGGTTGCTGGATGAGGGATTTGAGGATTTATTTGATGATGCGACTTTGGGTGTGGTGAATCAGTCGCAGTCACTTTGGGGTAGCTACTTGCATGGGATTTTTGACAATGGAATTTGGCGCAGAATGTGGCTGAATCAGGTGCGGCAAAAGCAGGATCTGCATTTGTTACCAGCAACGCAACCGAATTATGCGGAGCAACGGGATTTATTGATCGATCGATTAGCTGATCACATGACGGAGTATATGGATCTAGGACCAGCTATCAGCATCTAA
- a CDS encoding PTPA-CTERM sorting domain-containing protein — protein MKTSHILLGATVALSLLAFVDTANALDLTVDARSDIFRPGAGIPTDGVFPPGVNFSPATGQTLTLSSVTGSITCANGPQPNSADGSCVSGATNIQTISDNGIAGVFHNSRTMFLVGLFLADETPTGTPVQADLSGQESQETITTSLAVPFYVGDGLTEDLKPQNFLVPDTATRLFFGFADAFAFSGLPGFYSDNSGELEVDFAIQQTPNSIPTPFMLPSLVGLSVSCLRRKKRRDSELSN, from the coding sequence ATGAAAACTTCCCATATTTTGCTTGGTGCGACCGTCGCACTTTCCCTGTTGGCTTTTGTTGATACTGCAAACGCTCTAGATTTAACGGTCGATGCAAGATCGGATATTTTCCGGCCTGGGGCGGGGATCCCCACCGATGGCGTTTTTCCCCCTGGTGTGAACTTCTCGCCTGCAACTGGTCAGACGCTGACGCTCAGTTCGGTAACTGGAAGTATTACCTGTGCTAACGGTCCTCAGCCGAATTCGGCAGACGGTTCGTGTGTTAGTGGCGCGACAAATATCCAGACTATTTCTGATAATGGCATTGCCGGTGTATTCCATAACTCCCGAACGATGTTTTTAGTTGGGTTATTCTTAGCCGATGAAACTCCTACGGGAACGCCTGTGCAGGCTGATTTGAGTGGGCAAGAATCTCAAGAAACGATAACGACTTCTCTTGCTGTCCCGTTCTATGTTGGTGATGGATTGACTGAAGACTTGAAGCCGCAGAATTTTCTAGTGCCAGATACAGCAACGCGTCTCTTCTTCGGGTTTGCCGATGCTTTTGCCTTCAGCGGATTGCCCGGATTTTATAGTGATAATTCAGGGGAGCTAGAGGTGGATTTTGCTATTCAGCAAACGCCGAATAGCATTCCAACCCCGTTTATGTTGCCCAGTCTCGTTGGTCTGAGCGTGAGTTGCCTGCGCCGTAAAAAAAGACGCGATTCTGAGTTGAGTAATTAG
- a CDS encoding pyridoxal phosphate-dependent aminotransferase yields the protein MVDQLQPIHGSTDSGTPPKYDFSSNANALGPNPTVLKALKAVDPTHYPDPFYTKLHQEISAFHQVSPKQVAVGAGASELIVRLTRWERSTGNILTMAPTFGEYARAARLTGLPLYEAQSPEAFLERLSSAQLAFLCIPNNPTGEIYAPEFLDQVAKVAARSKTIVVADLAYLSLTQTKIDIPEIFWRMYAPNKAHGMTGVRAGYLIANESLVEFRNVAPSWVLSVHGEAFLRSALSPAAQTWVKQCHPTLWRWRDELKNQIQRIDLEQTWSQANFGLISVGNATQVTEELRRQDIRVRDCTSFGLFDQIRVSAQDEVAQEALVKALFEYLCNKVLVRD from the coding sequence ATGGTAGATCAGCTCCAACCGATTCATGGCAGCACGGATTCCGGGACACCGCCAAAGTATGATTTCTCCTCCAATGCTAATGCGCTAGGGCCAAACCCGACCGTCCTCAAAGCCCTCAAAGCTGTCGATCCGACGCACTATCCCGACCCCTTCTATACAAAGCTGCACCAGGAGATTTCCGCCTTTCATCAGGTGTCTCCCAAGCAAGTCGCAGTGGGAGCCGGGGCGAGTGAATTGATTGTGCGACTCACACGCTGGGAACGATCGACCGGCAATATTTTGACAATGGCTCCAACCTTTGGGGAATATGCCCGAGCGGCCCGGTTAACGGGGTTGCCACTGTATGAAGCACAGAGTCCTGAAGCATTTCTAGAACGCTTATCCTCGGCTCAATTAGCTTTCCTCTGCATTCCAAACAATCCCACCGGAGAGATTTATGCGCCGGAGTTTCTCGATCAGGTGGCGAAGGTCGCAGCCCGATCGAAGACGATCGTCGTCGCTGATTTAGCCTATCTATCACTCACCCAAACCAAAATCGACATCCCTGAAATCTTTTGGCGGATGTACGCACCCAATAAAGCGCATGGCATGACCGGAGTGCGCGCCGGATATTTAATCGCGAATGAAAGCCTCGTCGAATTTCGCAACGTTGCACCATCGTGGGTGTTGTCGGTACATGGCGAAGCATTTTTACGATCGGCCCTCTCACCCGCCGCCCAAACCTGGGTCAAACAATGCCACCCAACACTGTGGCGCTGGCGGGACGAACTCAAAAATCAGATTCAGCGAATTGACCTTGAGCAAACTTGGAGTCAGGCAAACTTTGGCCTGATCAGCGTCGGTAACGCCACCCAGGTCACAGAAGAATTGCGGCGGCAAGACATTCGGGTGCGCGACTGTACATCCTTTGGCTTATTTGATCAGATTCGAGTGTCGGCTCAAGATGAAGTGGCACAGGAGGCTTTGGTTAAGGCGCTGTTTGAGTATTTGTGCAATAAGGTATTGGTGAGAGATTGA
- the cbiB gene encoding adenosylcobinamide-phosphate synthase CbiB — MTILLALLLDWFVGEPPLWCHPVVWFGNYLKFAEKLRGDQLPRLLGGVTWGIGAVIVFGFACGMTWGLWQLPIWGQIPLTAILLKPAFAFRMLVREVKEIEAALQQDLDQGRKRLAYIVSRDTTNLSAIEVRESALESISENLSDSVIAPLFWFLILGLPGAYLYRFINTADSMWGYRNEKYEQWGKVAARMDDMMNFIPARITGLWLFYYPFGARLPHPQTTLQRTMMPDHQSTITIDRPLLRRMSIGDGGGRLWRDFSWARDARPYGVLRHESGKTPSPNSGWSMAAFALRMGIHLGKPGVYILNATGNDVDTETTTAGIDWITHAGWILALLFAFLGVWRFELVGIW, encoded by the coding sequence ATGACGATTCTGCTGGCGCTACTTTTAGATTGGTTTGTGGGTGAGCCGCCGTTGTGGTGTCATCCGGTGGTTTGGTTTGGTAATTATTTGAAATTTGCGGAGAAGTTACGGGGCGATCAGTTGCCACGACTACTCGGTGGTGTCACTTGGGGTATCGGTGCAGTCATCGTTTTCGGTTTCGCTTGTGGTATGACGTGGGGGCTGTGGCAGTTACCAATCTGGGGCCAAATACCACTCACGGCAATATTACTCAAACCCGCTTTTGCTTTCCGAATGTTGGTGCGTGAGGTAAAGGAAATCGAAGCGGCTTTACAGCAGGATTTAGACCAAGGGCGCAAACGGTTGGCCTATATTGTCAGCCGCGATACGACGAATTTATCAGCGATCGAAGTGCGGGAAAGTGCCCTGGAAAGTATTTCTGAGAACCTTTCTGATTCGGTGATTGCGCCGTTATTTTGGTTTCTGATTTTGGGATTGCCCGGTGCATATTTATATCGATTTATCAATACTGCTGATTCTATGTGGGGTTATCGCAACGAGAAATATGAACAATGGGGAAAGGTCGCTGCCCGCATGGATGACATGATGAATTTCATCCCCGCCCGTATTACCGGATTATGGTTGTTTTATTATCCCTTCGGGGCGCGTCTGCCGCATCCTCAAACAACATTGCAACGAACCATGATGCCCGATCACCAATCCACCATCACCATCGATCGACCGTTATTGCGGCGGATGTCGATCGGGGATGGGGGTGGTCGATTGTGGCGTGATTTTTCGTGGGCGCGGGATGCTCGCCCCTACGGTGTTTTACGCCACGAATCGGGTAAAACACCGTCGCCTAATTCGGGTTGGTCAATGGCCGCATTTGCCTTGCGAATGGGGATACATCTCGGCAAACCGGGTGTTTATATTTTGAATGCAACAGGAAATGATGTGGATACCGAAACTACTACGGCAGGGATTGATTGGATTACCCATGCCGGATGGATTCTTGCGTTGCTATTTGCATTCCTTGGCGTGTGGCGATTTGAATTGGTGGGAATATGGTAG
- the cobN gene encoding cobaltochelatase subunit CobN — MHRIAAMPGGWNPQEEGVVYIEQDPAPIVILTAADTDIQVLARAWEHLPAGFPEIRAVNLAALQQQLTIDTYAEEVLEKAQAIVVRVLGGVGYWPYGLEVVQEISERTGAQLILLPGDDKPDPALSSRSTLPLTDVNQVWRYFIEGGIENLQQLLYFVANRCCGQNCQVRSPQVVEKCAVYGWSNGAVDQIPPSPPSKGGNSIKIPLLKGDLGGSQTSQSTNNPKVGIIFYRAHYLSGNTKPIDALCQALHDRHLTPIPIFISSLRDPDVQAELLDYFQPQDDNPIRVLLNTTSFSLISPKPLYPATPAADDTTELWQQLDVPVLQVILSGGGAEQWEAQQRGLSPTDTAMNVALPEVDGRIISRAVSFKAAQGKHPILQTEILGYEPISDRITFVADLTQRWVRMAETAVADRKVALILANYPNRDGRLANGVGLDTPASCVALLKAMQQQGYTISDIPESGDELIAWLTQSITNDTELNSVRPVLQTLSWQDYLTFFGALPEDVKQAMQERWGKFKTEEFAIAGIQLGNIFLGIQPSRGYDKDPTLNYHAPDLEPTHEYLAFYQWVRSRFGADAIVHVGKHGNLEWLPGKSVALSQTCYPEIAFGTMPHFYPFIVNDPGEGSQAKRRAQAVIIDHLTPPMTRAELYDDLQTLENLVDEYYEAMTLDPSRMKALREKIVEVLAASNLDQDLGITLSAESLKQGWESFEEEVLTYLDRSLCELKEAQIRDGLHILGQCPDGTQLRDLLIAIARHPQAGRVGLTRAIAEDSGLDFDPLMDDPAMALDGTWRNVGQAVEAIEVFVGGMVDAVIGGRSVGSEDQIPPSPPISSGEASPTKGGDLNKVPLLKGDLGGSQLTQPANNTLKIGHQTQTELRWLQTHLLPNLQKTTQETTALLHGLNGGYIPSAPSGAPTRGRSEVLPTGRNFYSVDIRAVPTESAWDVGRKAAEVLVERYTQENGEYPNTLGLSVWGTAMMRTGGDDLAQAFALMGVQPVWDGASRRVVDFEVLPLAVLGRPRVDVTLRISGFFRDAFPNLIDLFDQAVKLVAALDETPAENPLSGSVIQESAQWQAEGLSPEQAMERSTYRVFGSKPGAYGAGLQGLIESQNWTDDGDLANAYLNWSGYAYTGKGNGQSAPEAFAQRLTQMQVVLQNQDNREHDLLDSDDYYQFQGGMTAAVRLLSQAQPTTYFGDNAVTENPKVRSLKEEIAKVYRSRVVNPKWIAGVKRHGYKGAFEMSATVDFLFGYDATTNCVEDHMYQGVAEAYLFDAENIAFIQQSNAWAARDMSERLLEAHQRGLWENVSQETLERLRMIALDAEGEIESKIPVRSISL, encoded by the coding sequence ATGCATAGAATTGCAGCAATGCCGGGAGGCTGGAATCCACAGGAAGAGGGCGTGGTTTATATCGAACAAGATCCCGCGCCGATCGTCATTCTCACAGCGGCAGATACCGATATTCAGGTGTTGGCCCGAGCTTGGGAACATCTACCTGCGGGTTTTCCAGAAATTCGTGCGGTAAATCTCGCGGCGTTGCAGCAGCAGTTAACGATCGATACCTATGCCGAAGAAGTGCTCGAAAAAGCCCAGGCGATCGTCGTGCGGGTTTTGGGTGGCGTCGGCTATTGGCCCTATGGTTTGGAAGTCGTTCAGGAAATCTCGGAACGCACGGGCGCACAGTTGATTCTGCTACCCGGTGATGACAAACCAGACCCAGCCTTATCGAGCCGATCGACATTGCCATTGACTGATGTAAATCAGGTCTGGCGATATTTTATTGAAGGCGGCATTGAGAATCTTCAGCAGCTTTTGTATTTTGTGGCGAATCGGTGTTGTGGACAGAACTGTCAGGTGAGATCGCCACAGGTCGTTGAAAAATGCGCGGTTTATGGGTGGTCGAATGGTGCAGTAGATCAGATCCCCCCTAGCCCCCCTTCAAAAGGGGGGAATTCGATCAAAATCCCCCTTTTGAAGGGGGATTTAGGGGGATCACAAACTTCGCAATCTACGAACAACCCCAAAGTCGGCATCATCTTCTACCGCGCCCATTATCTCTCCGGCAACACAAAACCGATCGATGCCCTCTGCCAAGCCCTCCACGATCGCCATCTCACCCCCATCCCCATCTTCATCTCCTCCCTGCGCGATCCCGATGTACAGGCAGAACTCCTCGATTACTTCCAACCCCAAGACGACAACCCCATCCGTGTACTACTCAATACCACCAGCTTCTCGCTAATTTCGCCCAAGCCCCTCTACCCAGCAACACCTGCTGCCGATGACACCACTGAGCTGTGGCAACAACTCGATGTACCCGTGTTGCAGGTCATCCTCAGCGGTGGCGGAGCAGAACAATGGGAAGCGCAACAGCGCGGATTATCCCCCACCGATACCGCTATGAACGTGGCATTGCCCGAGGTGGATGGACGAATTATCAGTCGGGCTGTTTCGTTTAAAGCCGCTCAAGGCAAGCATCCGATCTTGCAAACGGAAATCCTGGGTTATGAACCTATATCAGATCGCATCACCTTTGTCGCCGATCTGACCCAACGCTGGGTGCGGATGGCGGAAACTGCGGTTGCCGATCGTAAAGTCGCGCTAATCCTCGCAAACTATCCCAACCGTGATGGTCGATTGGCGAATGGTGTGGGGTTAGATACACCGGCGAGTTGCGTCGCGCTATTAAAAGCCATGCAGCAACAGGGCTACACGATTTCCGATATTCCCGAAAGCGGCGATGAGCTAATTGCTTGGCTGACCCAGAGCATTACAAACGACACTGAACTTAACTCGGTCCGCCCGGTTTTACAGACGTTATCTTGGCAGGATTATTTAACTTTCTTCGGTGCATTGCCAGAGGACGTAAAGCAGGCAATGCAGGAACGTTGGGGGAAATTCAAAACGGAGGAGTTTGCGATCGCCGGTATCCAACTCGGTAATATTTTCCTCGGTATCCAGCCCAGTCGCGGCTATGACAAAGATCCGACTTTGAACTACCATGCACCGGATCTCGAACCCACCCACGAATATCTGGCGTTTTATCAATGGGTGCGATCGCGCTTTGGCGCGGATGCGATCGTCCACGTCGGCAAACACGGCAACCTCGAATGGCTTCCCGGCAAAAGCGTTGCGCTATCCCAAACTTGCTATCCCGAGATCGCCTTCGGGACAATGCCGCACTTCTATCCGTTTATCGTCAATGATCCGGGCGAAGGCTCCCAGGCAAAACGCCGTGCCCAAGCGGTGATCATTGACCATCTGACGCCCCCGATGACCCGGGCCGAACTCTACGACGACCTGCAAACGTTAGAGAACTTAGTGGACGAATATTACGAAGCAATGACCCTCGATCCGTCACGGATGAAAGCCCTACGGGAGAAAATCGTCGAAGTTTTAGCCGCAAGTAATCTTGATCAGGATTTAGGGATTACGCTATCGGCGGAGTCGTTGAAGCAGGGGTGGGAAAGCTTCGAAGAAGAGGTTTTGACTTATCTCGATCGTTCTCTCTGTGAACTAAAGGAAGCGCAAATTCGGGATGGCTTGCATATCCTGGGGCAATGTCCGGATGGGACACAATTGCGGGACTTACTGATTGCGATCGCGCGGCATCCTCAAGCTGGACGGGTGGGTTTGACGCGGGCAATTGCTGAGGATTCGGGATTAGATTTTGACCCGCTGATGGATGATCCGGCAATGGCTTTGGATGGAACATGGCGGAATGTGGGGCAGGCAGTTGAGGCAATTGAGGTGTTTGTGGGGGGAATGGTTGATGCGGTCATTGGGGGGCGATCGGTTGGTAGCGAAGACCAGATCCCCCCTAGCCCCCCTATCTCCTCCGGAGAGGCTTCGCCAACAAAAGGGGGAGATTTGAACAAAGTCCCTCTTTTGAAGGGGGATTTAGGGGGATCACAACTCACGCAACCAGCCAACAACACCCTAAAAATCGGCCACCAAACCCAAACCGAACTTCGCTGGCTCCAAACCCACCTCTTGCCCAACCTCCAAAAAACCACTCAAGAAACCACTGCCCTGCTCCACGGACTCAACGGTGGCTACATTCCCAGTGCTCCATCTGGCGCACCGACAAGGGGGAGATCGGAAGTCCTTCCCACAGGTCGTAACTTCTACTCCGTCGATATTCGCGCTGTCCCGACCGAAAGTGCCTGGGACGTGGGCCGCAAAGCGGCGGAAGTCTTAGTCGAGCGCTACACCCAAGAAAATGGCGAATACCCGAATACCTTGGGCTTATCGGTCTGGGGCACAGCGATGATGCGCACCGGCGGGGATGACTTGGCGCAGGCGTTTGCATTGATGGGGGTGCAGCCTGTGTGGGATGGTGCCTCGCGTCGGGTGGTTGATTTTGAGGTATTGCCGTTAGCGGTTTTAGGCCGACCACGGGTGGATGTGACGCTACGGATTTCGGGGTTCTTTCGGGATGCATTTCCGAATTTGATTGACTTATTTGATCAAGCAGTAAAACTGGTTGCCGCCCTCGATGAAACACCAGCAGAGAATCCCTTGTCAGGCAGTGTCATCCAGGAATCCGCCCAATGGCAGGCAGAAGGTTTATCCCCAGAGCAAGCAATGGAACGATCGACCTACCGCGTGTTCGGTTCCAAGCCCGGTGCCTATGGTGCGGGCCTCCAAGGTTTAATCGAGTCGCAGAATTGGACGGACGACGGTGATTTAGCGAATGCCTATTTGAATTGGAGTGGCTATGCTTACACCGGCAAAGGCAATGGACAGTCGGCCCCCGAAGCCTTTGCGCAACGGCTGACACAAATGCAGGTGGTTTTGCAAAACCAGGATAATCGTGAACATGACTTGCTTGATTCCGACGACTATTACCAATTCCAAGGGGGCATGACTGCCGCCGTCCGATTGCTCAGCCAGGCCCAACCCACCACTTACTTCGGCGATAATGCCGTCACCGAAAATCCCAAGGTACGATCGCTCAAAGAAGAAATTGCCAAGGTTTATCGATCGCGCGTCGTCAATCCCAAATGGATCGCCGGGGTAAAGCGCCACGGCTATAAAGGAGCCTTTGAAATGTCGGCGACGGTGGACTTTTTGTTTGGCTATGATGCGACGACGAATTGTGTCGAAGACCATATGTATCAGGGTGTGGCGGAAGCATACCTATTTGACGCGGAGAATATTGCGTTTATTCAGCAGAGTAATGCTTGGGCGGCACGGGATATGTCCGAGCGATTGCTTGAGGCACACCAACGCGGTCTGTGGGAAAATGTCAGCCAGGAAACCCTCGAGCGTCTACGGATGATTGCCTTGGATGCTGAGGGTGAAATCGAAAGTAAGATTCCGGTACGATCGATTTCTTTGTAA
- the cobO gene encoding cob(I)yrinic acid a,c-diamide adenosyltransferase, with protein MSNQDVPAELEQTPADKGLSDEQHRKKMARRQEVQEKRMADKIAEKGLIIVNTGNGKGKTTASLGVVLRSLGHGHRVAIVQFIKGAWEPAEKAAFAPWSESKDGQPPQLEFHAMGEGFTWNTQDRERDIEKANAAWEKGMEFIRNPEFKLVLLDEVNIAMKMGYLDVDTVIKGLAEKPELDHVILTGRGAPAELIEVADLVTEMTLVKHPFREQGVKAQAGIEF; from the coding sequence ATGTCGAATCAAGATGTCCCGGCTGAACTCGAACAGACTCCCGCTGATAAGGGGTTAAGCGATGAGCAACATCGCAAAAAAATGGCTCGTCGCCAAGAAGTGCAAGAAAAGCGCATGGCGGATAAAATCGCCGAAAAGGGTTTAATTATTGTCAATACTGGCAACGGTAAAGGTAAAACAACGGCATCGCTGGGCGTGGTCTTACGATCACTCGGTCATGGTCATCGAGTGGCGATCGTGCAATTTATTAAAGGCGCTTGGGAACCCGCAGAGAAAGCGGCATTTGCCCCATGGTCGGAGAGCAAAGATGGTCAACCACCACAGTTAGAATTTCATGCGATGGGTGAAGGCTTTACCTGGAATACCCAAGACCGCGAGCGCGATATTGAAAAAGCCAATGCTGCTTGGGAAAAGGGCATGGAATTTATTCGCAATCCTGAATTTAAACTGGTGCTGCTCGATGAAGTAAACATTGCGATGAAGATGGGTTATCTCGATGTCGATACCGTCATCAAAGGGTTGGCCGAAAAGCCAGAGCTAGACCATGTGATTTTGACCGGTCGGGGTGCTCCAGCGGAGTTGATCGAAGTGGCAGATTTGGTGACGGAAATGACGCTAGTGAAGCATCCTTTCCGGGAACAAGGTGTGAAGGCGCAGGCCGGGATTGAGTTTTAA